From Micromonospora nigra, one genomic window encodes:
- a CDS encoding carbohydrate ABC transporter permease, which translates to MSTTRAAPDAGRPAGSAPGGPRRPQVSLRDRLYRFDVRYVPYLLIAPFFLLFAVFGLFPIIFNAVVALRHWRLDDPTLTGWAGTENFRRLVTDDDFGNALFNTFGIFILSTVPQLVLALIVASLLNRRLRAQTWFRVGVLLPYITPVTASTLIFSVVFARDTGIANWALSLLGIGETEPIDWRATRWASWTAIAAMVNWKWIGYNALLYLAAMQSIPRDVYEAAAVDGAGPWRQLWRITVPMIRPVVIFTVVLSTIGGLQLFTEPMLFESNPALATGGADGEWQTIAQLIYKVGWRDLNLGYAAAMSWALFLIILVVAAVNATITNRLGGGGR; encoded by the coding sequence ATGTCCACCACCCGCGCCGCCCCGGACGCCGGCCGCCCCGCCGGCTCCGCCCCGGGCGGCCCCCGCCGCCCGCAGGTGTCGCTGCGCGACCGGCTGTACCGGTTCGACGTGCGGTACGTGCCGTACCTGCTGATCGCCCCCTTCTTCCTGCTCTTCGCGGTCTTCGGGCTCTTCCCGATCATCTTCAACGCGGTCGTCGCCCTGCGGCACTGGCGGCTGGACGACCCGACGCTGACCGGCTGGGCCGGCACGGAGAACTTCCGCCGGCTGGTCACCGACGACGACTTCGGCAACGCCCTGTTCAACACGTTCGGCATCTTCATCCTGTCCACGGTGCCGCAGCTCGTGCTGGCCCTGATCGTGGCGTCGCTGCTGAACCGCAGGCTGCGGGCGCAGACCTGGTTCCGGGTGGGTGTGCTGCTGCCGTACATCACGCCCGTCACCGCCTCGACATTGATCTTCTCGGTGGTGTTCGCACGGGACACCGGCATCGCCAACTGGGCGCTGTCGCTGCTGGGCATCGGGGAGACCGAGCCGATCGACTGGCGCGCGACCAGGTGGGCCTCCTGGACCGCCATCGCCGCGATGGTCAACTGGAAGTGGATCGGCTACAACGCACTGCTCTACCTGGCAGCCATGCAGTCCATCCCCCGCGACGTCTACGAGGCCGCCGCCGTGGACGGCGCGGGGCCGTGGCGGCAACTGTGGCGCATCACCGTGCCGATGATCCGGCCGGTGGTGATCTTCACGGTGGTGCTGTCCACCATCGGCGGCCTGCAACTGTTCACCGAGCCGATGCTGTTCGAGTCCAATCCGGCGCTGGCCACCGGCGGCGCGGACGGTGAGTGGCAGACCATCGCACAGTTGATCTACAAGGTCGGCTGGCGGGACCTGAACCTCGGCTACGCCGCCGCCATGTCCTGGGCCCTGTTCCTCATCATCCTGGTCGTCGCGGCCGTCAACGCGACGATCACGAACCGGCTGGGCGGTGGTGGGAGATGA
- a CDS encoding DUF2690 domain-containing protein, giving the protein MIRNVRRMTAAAAAALVAASLLIASPASAATCSGYSCDDTDPINTGCSADARNITPHPARIVQGATELAVVELRWSDSCKTNWGRISNRVSPQNSVRVRVYRPNPYENTAWYGGTGRQYYGDQLYGEGMTVCAVGEVITPSGTLTSSPLCA; this is encoded by the coding sequence ATGATCCGGAACGTCCGGCGGATGACCGCCGCTGCGGCAGCCGCCCTCGTGGCGGCCAGTCTCCTGATCGCGTCACCCGCCAGCGCCGCGACGTGCAGCGGTTACAGCTGCGACGACACCGACCCGATCAACACCGGCTGTTCCGCCGATGCCCGCAACATCACGCCCCACCCGGCGCGCATCGTGCAGGGAGCCACTGAGCTGGCCGTCGTGGAACTGCGCTGGAGCGACTCCTGCAAGACCAACTGGGGACGGATCTCGAACCGCGTCAGCCCGCAGAACTCCGTACGGGTACGCGTCTACCGGCCGAACCCGTACGAGAACACCGCGTGGTACGGCGGCACCGGCCGGCAGTACTACGGCGACCAGCTCTACGGCGAGGGCATGACGGTCTGCGCGGTCGGCGAGGTCATCACGCCCTCCGGCACCCTCACCAGCTCACCGCTCTGCGCCTGA
- a CDS encoding carbohydrate ABC transporter permease encodes MTATMPPAPQRDRRRAALMGRAPQNTPGSRWNYLFLVVVIAFSAFPLYWMFVIATNTDEALAKIPPQVLPGDQLVTNLREVFTMQDVYFIQSLVNSVIVSSVVTASVLFFCSLAGFAFAKLRFRGRHGLMVMVILTMTVPNQLGVVALYILMGRMPGEGGWNGTLLAVIVPGLVSAFGVFYMRQFILDAVPDELVEAARMDGATTMRIFWSVVVSAVRPAMAVLGLLTFVATWNEFQWPLITLGGTDYPTSMVALSDLASGNYVLYRRVLAGALVATLPLLVMLFIGGRQIVRGIMEGAVKS; translated from the coding sequence ATGACGGCCACGATGCCACCTGCGCCGCAGCGCGACCGCCGCCGGGCGGCCCTGATGGGCCGGGCCCCGCAGAACACCCCCGGCAGTCGCTGGAACTACCTGTTCCTGGTGGTGGTGATCGCCTTCTCGGCGTTCCCGCTCTACTGGATGTTCGTCATCGCCACCAACACCGACGAGGCGCTGGCGAAGATCCCGCCGCAGGTGCTGCCCGGCGACCAGCTCGTGACGAACCTGCGTGAGGTCTTCACCATGCAGGATGTCTACTTCATCCAGTCTCTGGTCAACAGCGTGATCGTGTCGTCCGTGGTGACCGCCTCGGTGCTGTTCTTCTGCTCCCTGGCCGGGTTCGCCTTCGCCAAGCTGCGCTTCAGGGGCCGCCACGGCCTGATGGTCATGGTGATCCTGACGATGACCGTGCCCAACCAGCTCGGCGTGGTGGCGCTCTACATCCTGATGGGCAGGATGCCCGGCGAGGGCGGCTGGAACGGCACCCTGCTGGCCGTGATCGTGCCGGGCCTGGTCAGCGCGTTCGGCGTGTTCTACATGCGGCAGTTCATCCTCGACGCGGTGCCCGACGAACTGGTCGAGGCCGCCCGGATGGACGGCGCCACCACCATGCGTATCTTCTGGAGCGTGGTGGTCTCGGCGGTGCGGCCGGCGATGGCGGTGCTCGGCCTGCTCACCTTCGTGGCGACCTGGAACGAGTTCCAGTGGCCGCTGATCACCCTGGGCGGCACCGACTACCCGACCTCGATGGTCGCCCTGTCCGACCTGGCCAGCGGAAACTACGTGCTCTACCGGCGGGTGCTGGCCGGCGCGCTGGTCGCCACCCTGCCGCTGCTGGTGATGCTGTTCATCGGCGGACGGCAGATCGTCCGCGGAATCATGGAAGGTGCGGTGAAGTCGTGA
- a CDS encoding LacI family DNA-binding transcriptional regulator yields the protein MKRPTIADVARRAGVSKGAVSYALNGQPGVSEATRQRILAIAAEIGFNPSSAARALSGSTAEAVGLALRRPARTLGIEPFFMELISGVEAELSARSYALTLQVVSDQDAELAVYRRWWGERRVDGVLVCDLRVDDRRVPALEELGLPAVVIGGPRGTGALASVWVDDAAALVETVEYLYALGHRRIARVGGLPDLLHTAVRTAAFTEVCDRLGLAGAATVSSDYTGEEGARATRRLLSSASRPTAVIYDNDVMAIAGLSVAQEMGLAVPGDLSIVAWDDSPLCQLVHPPLTALSRDIPAYGAHAARQLLAVIGGAQGTTVQDEAAHLTPRGSTAPPRPR from the coding sequence GTGAAGCGGCCGACCATCGCCGACGTCGCCCGGCGCGCCGGGGTGTCCAAGGGGGCGGTCTCATACGCCCTGAACGGCCAACCCGGGGTCTCCGAGGCCACCCGGCAGCGCATCCTGGCCATCGCCGCGGAGATCGGGTTCAACCCGAGCAGCGCCGCGCGGGCACTGTCCGGCTCCACCGCCGAGGCCGTCGGCCTGGCCCTGCGCCGGCCCGCCCGCACCCTCGGCATCGAGCCGTTCTTCATGGAGTTGATCAGCGGCGTCGAGGCCGAACTGTCCGCCCGCTCGTACGCGCTCACCCTCCAGGTGGTCAGCGACCAGGACGCGGAGCTGGCCGTCTACCGGCGTTGGTGGGGCGAGCGGCGGGTCGACGGGGTGCTCGTCTGCGACCTGCGTGTCGACGACCGGCGGGTCCCGGCGCTGGAGGAACTGGGCCTGCCCGCCGTGGTGATCGGCGGCCCCCGGGGCACCGGCGCGTTGGCCAGCGTCTGGGTCGACGACGCGGCGGCCCTGGTGGAGACGGTCGAATACCTGTACGCCCTGGGCCACCGGCGGATCGCCCGCGTCGGCGGGCTGCCCGACCTGCTGCACACCGCCGTCCGGACGGCCGCGTTCACCGAGGTGTGCGACCGCCTCGGGCTCGCCGGGGCGGCCACCGTCTCCTCCGACTACACCGGGGAGGAGGGGGCGCGGGCCACCCGACGGCTGCTCAGCTCCGCCAGCCGGCCCACCGCCGTGATCTACGACAACGACGTGATGGCCATCGCCGGGCTGTCGGTCGCCCAGGAGATGGGCCTCGCCGTGCCCGGCGACCTGTCCATCGTGGCCTGGGACGACTCGCCGCTGTGCCAACTGGTGCACCCGCCGTTGACAGCGCTCAGCCGCGACATCCCGGCGTACGGGGCGCACGCCGCCCGGCAGCTGCTGGCGGTGATCGGCGGGGCGCAGGGCACCACCGTGCAGGACGAGGCGGCACATCTGACCCCCCGGGGCAGCACCGCACCGCCCCGGCCCAGATGA
- a CDS encoding glycoside hydrolase family 2 protein yields the protein MTPLHEGWTLRAVTGPQVPAGIADRVVPATVPGCVHTDLLAAGLIPDPYLDANETTLAWIGRTDWVYETTFDRPDGDHEHLDLVCAGLDTVATVTLNGVEVGRTENMHRAYRFDVSSALRAEDNTLAVRFDSAYRYAEAHRDRLGDRPNAYPEPFPFIRKMACNFGWDWGPTLVTAGIWRPIGLHAWSTARLATVRPLVTVAGRDGHVEVHVEVARAAEGPVTVRAEVAGQTAEATVPAGERTTVLAVTVRDPERWWPRGYGEQRRYELAVTLHGPDGERLDDWTRRIGFRSVRLDTTPDAHGTPFALHVNDIPVFVRGVNWIPDDAFPTRVTRDRLAHRFDQAAGANVNLLRVWGGGRYESEDFYDLADEAGLLVQQDFLFACAAYPEEEPFGAEVAAEAAEQVTRLAPHPSLVLWTGNNENIWGWHDWDWQEPLAGRSWGRGFYLDVLPRVVAELDPTRPYWPGSPWSGSEEIHPNDPAHGTTHIWDVWNTDDYTRYREYVPRFVAEFGYQAPPAYATLRRALSDEPLAPDSPGMAHHQKAADGDRKLRRGLDAHLPAPRDFDDWHYLTQLNQARAIALGVEHFRSHRGVCTGTIVWQLNDCWPVTSWSAVDGDGRRKPLWYALRRAYADRLLTVQPRDGGLAVVAVNDGGQPWRTPVTVTRVDLTGEPRAKTTLELDLPAYASVTLALPAELALPDEARRELLVAEADDPAGRALWFFAEDREVDYPAAEFDAVVEPVDGGQRVRVTARTVLRDLTLFPDRLDPSAQVDEALVTLLPGESTTFTVCADAPLDPVALTARPVLRCVND from the coding sequence GTGACCCCGTTGCACGAGGGATGGACCCTGCGGGCGGTGACCGGGCCGCAGGTTCCGGCCGGGATCGCCGACCGGGTGGTGCCGGCCACCGTTCCGGGCTGCGTCCACACCGACCTGCTCGCGGCCGGGCTGATCCCCGACCCCTACCTCGACGCCAACGAGACCACCCTGGCCTGGATCGGGCGCACCGACTGGGTCTACGAGACCACCTTCGACCGGCCCGACGGCGACCACGAACACCTCGACCTGGTCTGCGCCGGCCTGGACACGGTGGCCACGGTGACCCTCAACGGGGTCGAGGTCGGTCGCACCGAGAACATGCACCGCGCGTACCGGTTCGACGTGTCCAGCGCCCTGCGGGCCGAGGACAACACGCTCGCCGTGCGGTTCGACTCCGCCTACCGGTACGCCGAGGCGCACCGCGACCGGCTCGGCGACCGGCCCAACGCGTACCCGGAGCCGTTCCCGTTCATCCGTAAGATGGCCTGCAACTTCGGCTGGGACTGGGGACCCACGCTGGTCACCGCCGGCATCTGGCGCCCGATCGGGCTGCACGCCTGGTCCACCGCCCGGTTGGCGACCGTGCGCCCCCTGGTCACCGTCGCCGGTCGCGACGGCCACGTCGAGGTGCACGTCGAGGTCGCGCGGGCCGCCGAGGGCCCGGTGACGGTCCGCGCCGAGGTGGCCGGGCAGACGGCCGAGGCGACCGTCCCGGCGGGCGAACGCACGACCGTGCTGGCCGTCACCGTCCGCGACCCCGAGCGCTGGTGGCCCCGGGGGTACGGCGAGCAGCGCCGCTACGAGCTGGCCGTGACCCTGCACGGGCCGGACGGGGAACGCCTCGACGACTGGACGCGGCGGATCGGGTTCCGGTCGGTGCGGCTGGACACCACCCCCGACGCGCACGGCACGCCGTTCGCCCTGCACGTCAACGACATCCCGGTGTTCGTACGGGGCGTCAACTGGATCCCCGACGACGCCTTCCCCACCCGGGTCACCCGCGACCGGCTGGCCCACCGGTTCGACCAGGCCGCCGGGGCCAACGTCAACCTGCTGCGGGTGTGGGGCGGCGGCCGGTACGAGTCGGAGGACTTCTACGACCTGGCCGACGAGGCGGGGCTGCTGGTGCAGCAGGACTTCCTGTTCGCCTGCGCGGCGTACCCCGAGGAGGAACCGTTCGGCGCGGAGGTGGCCGCCGAGGCCGCCGAGCAGGTGACCCGCCTCGCGCCGCACCCGTCACTGGTGCTGTGGACCGGCAACAACGAGAACATCTGGGGCTGGCACGACTGGGACTGGCAGGAGCCCCTGGCGGGACGGTCCTGGGGGCGCGGCTTCTACCTCGACGTGCTGCCCCGCGTCGTCGCCGAACTGGACCCGACCCGCCCCTACTGGCCGGGCAGCCCCTGGTCGGGAAGCGAGGAGATCCACCCCAACGACCCGGCGCACGGCACGACGCACATCTGGGACGTGTGGAACACCGACGACTACACCAGGTACCGGGAGTACGTGCCCCGGTTCGTCGCCGAGTTCGGCTACCAGGCCCCACCGGCATACGCGACGCTGCGCCGGGCGCTGTCCGACGAGCCCCTCGCGCCCGACTCGCCCGGCATGGCCCACCACCAGAAGGCCGCCGACGGTGACCGGAAGCTCCGGCGGGGCCTCGACGCGCACCTGCCCGCGCCGCGTGACTTCGACGACTGGCACTACCTGACGCAGCTCAACCAGGCCCGCGCCATCGCGCTGGGGGTGGAACACTTCCGCTCCCACCGGGGGGTGTGCACGGGCACCATCGTCTGGCAGCTCAACGACTGCTGGCCGGTGACCTCCTGGTCGGCCGTCGACGGTGACGGCCGCCGCAAACCGCTGTGGTACGCGCTGCGTCGCGCGTACGCCGACCGGCTGCTCACCGTCCAGCCGCGCGACGGCGGGCTGGCCGTGGTGGCGGTCAACGACGGCGGTCAGCCCTGGCGGACCCCGGTCACCGTCACCCGCGTCGACCTGACCGGGGAGCCCCGGGCGAAGACCACGCTGGAACTGGACTTGCCCGCGTACGCCTCGGTGACGCTGGCGCTGCCGGCGGAGCTGGCGCTGCCGGACGAGGCCCGGCGGGAGTTGCTGGTCGCCGAGGCCGACGACCCGGCCGGGCGGGCGTTGTGGTTCTTCGCGGAGGACCGGGAGGTGGACTATCCGGCGGCGGAGTTCGACGCGGTGGTGGAGCCCGTCGACGGCGGGCAGCGGGTGCGGGTCACCGCCCGCACCGTGCTGCGCGACCTGACCCTCTTTCCGGACAGACTCGACCCGTCGGCGCAGGTCGACGAGGCGCTGGTGACCCTGCTGCCGGGGGAGTCGACGACCTTCACCGTGTGCGCCGACGCGCCGCTGGACCCGGTGGCGCTGACGGCCCGGCCGGTGCTGCGCTGCGTCAACGACTGA
- a CDS encoding ABC transporter substrate-binding protein produces the protein MRRSVTHWARVAAAGAVSLALVAACSGNSGGDSASGGQVTLKINFWGDFGLDELKAAYEADNPHVRISLNTGEYNAQHEDLQKKIIAGSGAPDIAAIDEGFVVQFRGQADKFVNLLDKGAGQYESRYLPWKWKQTLTPDGSTQIGLGTDVGGLAMCYRTDLFEAAGLPTERDAVSALWPTWDQFIATGQRYTARSGKKFVDSATNIFNPVLGQQPVGFYDDSETLRMAGGPKVAFDVAARLLGADLSANLAAFSPEWNSGFVKGDFAVLACPAWMQGHIRNTAPGTAGKWDVAAIPGGGGNWGGSFLTIPRQGKNVDEAYRFLEWLVQPEQQIEIFKQVGNLPSQPALYQDPAIRDFTNPFFNNAPVGQIFSQTAENLTPQYLGRKNGPTRVAVENVINRLATGNLKGKPDQAWTEAIKEAEKAAKS, from the coding sequence ATGAGACGGTCCGTGACGCACTGGGCGAGGGTGGCTGCCGCCGGCGCGGTCAGCCTGGCCCTGGTGGCGGCGTGCAGCGGCAACAGCGGTGGCGACTCCGCGTCGGGCGGCCAGGTCACCCTGAAAATCAACTTCTGGGGCGACTTCGGGCTCGACGAGCTGAAGGCCGCCTACGAGGCGGACAACCCCCACGTCAGGATCAGCCTGAACACCGGCGAGTACAACGCCCAGCACGAGGACCTGCAGAAGAAGATAATCGCCGGTTCCGGGGCCCCCGACATCGCCGCCATCGACGAGGGCTTCGTGGTGCAGTTCCGGGGCCAGGCCGACAAGTTCGTCAACCTGCTCGACAAGGGTGCCGGCCAGTACGAGAGCAGGTACCTGCCGTGGAAGTGGAAGCAGACCCTCACCCCGGACGGCAGCACCCAGATCGGCCTCGGCACCGACGTCGGCGGCCTGGCCATGTGCTACCGCACCGACCTGTTCGAGGCGGCCGGGCTGCCCACCGAACGCGACGCGGTCTCCGCGCTCTGGCCGACCTGGGACCAGTTCATCGCCACCGGGCAGCGGTACACCGCCCGGAGCGGTAAGAAGTTCGTCGACTCGGCCACCAACATCTTCAATCCGGTGCTCGGCCAGCAACCCGTCGGCTTCTACGACGACAGCGAGACCCTGAGGATGGCGGGCGGCCCGAAGGTCGCCTTCGACGTCGCGGCCCGGCTGCTCGGCGCCGACCTGTCGGCCAACCTCGCCGCCTTCTCGCCCGAGTGGAACAGCGGCTTCGTCAAGGGCGACTTCGCCGTCCTCGCCTGCCCGGCCTGGATGCAGGGGCACATCAGGAACACCGCCCCCGGCACCGCCGGCAAGTGGGACGTGGCCGCGATCCCCGGCGGCGGCGGCAACTGGGGGGGCTCGTTCCTGACCATCCCCAGGCAGGGCAAGAACGTGGACGAGGCATACCGGTTCCTGGAGTGGCTGGTCCAACCCGAGCAGCAGATCGAGATCTTCAAGCAGGTCGGCAACCTGCCCTCGCAGCCGGCGCTCTACCAGGACCCGGCGATCAGGGACTTCACCAACCCGTTCTTCAACAACGCCCCCGTCGGCCAGATCTTCTCCCAGACCGCCGAGAACCTGACCCCGCAGTATCTGGGCAGGAAGAACGGCCCGACCCGGGTCGCCGTGGAGAACGTCATCAACCGCCTGGCCACCGGCAACCTCAAGGGCAAGCCCGACCAGGCGTGGACCGAGGCGATCAAGGAGGCCGAGAAGGCCGCGAAGTCCTGA